The following is a genomic window from Plectropomus leopardus isolate mb chromosome 3, YSFRI_Pleo_2.0, whole genome shotgun sequence.
ttttctactttttttcaacattaatgacatcacaaatttacattttacgACGGCGTTTCAGCTTAACGTCACAAGCTTTCGTGCATCAGTGGTTTGTCAGCGGCGTGTCCTGCTCTGAAGCGTGTGTTTCTAGCCTCGTCAGTGCGTGGTTATGGAGCAGTCCACTGAAGTGTAAAGGTGACTTCGTTTGTCTGTCCTCAGATATGTGTAAGAAGAGGCTTGGTGTCAGTCCCTTCCTCGTACCTGCTACTTCACAACAGACCCAATGTGTACAGGATACGAGGGGTCCTCACCTGTTCTTCACAGGTACGAACACCTGACAGAGCTGCCCCTCCTTTCAGTCCTCTTTCTGCTGGACTCGCAGGACATGTGTTACTGTATGCACTCCTCTGTGGAGAAGTTTCCTGGTGTTAGGTTGGAATATGCTCTCATCAtattgaagttttatttttattttttggttttggatgGTATTGTTAACCAAGCAACAGACACAGTCAGTTGCCAATATTTGGTGCTAATATTAGGCACCCTGGGGTAAAACTAACTGTTAAATACAACAGCCCTGTCATAAATCCTACCTTCAGGAAGTTAAGTCTTTGTTTAAACTGTGACATGACCCCATACTATAGGTCGCTTGCTTGCATAATACAAATTATGAAACTTTGCCTTGATTTTGATCTTAACTCTTTGAGGACTAAGCAAGTCAGCTTgcttaaaaatccaaaaatccagtgttaaatcaaaattagtaaaatgttacaaaaaataacctaaaaaaaaattctctgaaTCTACacattcttgcaatttgtgcagTTTAAGTATGTGTCAATGGTGTCTGagacagcacaataaaagtgatgtcaatccaggtttcaaagggttaagagtaCTTTTTGAAaagagctgtttttattatttagttaaTCCTGGATATTATAAATGGGTTAAACGATCGAAAAAACCCGCTTGTTCGTGTTGGCTGCTGATGCACGTCATTTCTGATGGGGTGGCACGGTGGTGCAGTGGTTaacactgttgcctcacagacAGAGGGTACTGGTTGGATCCCAGAGTGGGGAGTTTGAACTTAAGGTGggtggggcccttctgtgtggagtttctGGGTCTCGTTTTCCTCAGTTCATTGATTGGGAACTCTAAATTGCCCTAATCGGTGTGAATGGTTGTTTGATTCTACAGTATGTGTCAACCCTGTGATAGTCTGACAACCTATCTGGCAACACTGCCTCTGGCCCGAGGTCAGCTGGCATAGGCTCCACACCCCCCTCTCCCCGTGACCGCAAAGAAGAGAAGCGATTACtgataatgactgaatgaattaattcattttgaCTATTCAAAAGAGTTTCGATATTCATCTTCCAGTGTCATTACACTGCTATCAGCTGCGCTTTCTCGCTCTCTGACATTAATGTTTACTATACAGCcgttctgctgttctctgctactaaccaagaaaagaaaatgtatggtTGTCATGTCATAcccttgttttatttctcttttaattaGAGTGTTAACTTGTATGTATGCCCTTACTGTCAATTTTACCCTGAGGCAActgaaatggcagaaagcagGATTTATTGCCGGACTGTGGTATTACACAACattaatttgcaaaaatatgGAGCACTTTCATGTGACAGATGTGCAACATAGACTTTATTCCATGAGCTGGCATTTGCATTGACATTTTAAGAGCTCTGAATAAAGCACAAGTTTGCTAAAACATCCACTGTTGGCATGAAGCCTACCATGTTGTATATCTATCATGTGCTCCTGCTGACTTTGCGAGCTAATATACTTGTTTCGTACTGTAATTTAATCGTAAGCAGTAAGGAAAATCTCCCCTGCGAGTCATTCATTCAATTATAATTGAACATCTCCAAACATGCTTGGagtaaattcattttttgtgttgtttcttaATCCCACCAACAAGGTGCTTCAGTCACCCCTTCTGCAGGTGAGGTATCTGTCCGGAGAGCGAGGTGGTGGCAGAAAAGGATTCCTGGGGGAGCTTCTGGAAAACATTAAGCAGGAGCTAAACAAGaacaaggaaatgaaagaaaacatcaagAAGTTCCGAGAAGAGGCCAAAAAACTGGAGGAGTCAGATGCATTGAAACAAGCTCGAAGGAAATATGTTAGTATTCAACCACACACAGCATTTCTTCCCATGTTATCTGAAAAACTGCGTTAAGTTTACCAGTGTTTTGTCTATTTCCCAGAAAACGATAGAGTCTGAAACAGTGAAGACCTCCGATGTTCTCAAGAAGAAGTTGGGAACCCTCTCTGAGACAGTTAAAGAGGTAAATGAGAAACCTATCTAaatcagatgcctttcattCGATTGACATATATTTGATATTATATTCAAGTTTATCCATTTACCCTAACAAGGAatgtctatctgtgtgtgtgtcgccGTGTGGACAGGGGTTAGAGGAGGTCAGTCGTACAGAAATTGGGAAGAAAATCAAGGATGGAATGGAAGAAGCAGCCAAAACAGCAAAGACCTCAGCGGAGTCTGTCTCTAGAGGTGGCGAGATGTTGGGGAAGACTGGTGCGTTCAGAGCAATATCACAGGTATGGAGTCACTGTGCTCACTATGGAGTagatatatttctgtttttgccaaAAGTTAAACTGCATTCgttggtttatatttatttatttgaaaggctggtcattgcctttttctcaaatagcttgtgaaaggcatatAACACAGCACAAGGATACTGATGTGGTGATGGTGATGTATTTGTTAATTGTTAATAGTTTAATAATTATCCCACAGTTTCTGGTCAACCGAACAAATACACAATGCAAATAATATAACCACAAATGTGCAATTTCCTTTTAACCTCTTAATTACTGTATAGAAAGAATATCAATGTGGGTAAATGTTAATATGGGCTGGGAGAAAGTTCTATTTTTATGAGTGTTGAAAGGAGAAGGCAGACTGTGCAGATTTTGCTGACCTTCAGGAGATGatatggtcacctctggttGAGATCCTTGTAATTCTGATATTGGTATTATCAGAGCACAGCTTGGCAAAATACTTAAAAGAGGGTGGGGCCAAGCTGTGAGGAAGTTTATGTTTCTCTCAAATAAAGTAAGAATAAATATACACTGAAACAATCAACttctgcacatttaaaaattaattaagaaTAAAAGGAACTCAAGAGTCCTGAAAAATTGTATACCTGAATACAGGAACTGATCTGTTGTTCTCTTGTCTGCTACCCATTCATCTGCTCTCAGGGCATGGAGAGTGTGAAGAAAGAGATTGGTGACCTGGGTCACACTGGCCCTTATCGGCCTCCTGCAAGACTCAGGAAGAGGAGTGAGTTCTCCTCCAAAGGGGCAGGGGATGACAGCAAGGTCTTCGAAGCCAACGAGTACGTGAGTGCCATCTGCTTTGCCCTGATACTGAGATGGGGACGCCTCTCGGGTTCAGAGATAGCTGATGCCACTTATATGGCTCCATACAGtctgatcattattattaacaacgcagtaaatgaaaacagtgaaagCTTAGAAACACATCCAGTGAGGCACCAAGAAACCACTTACTGTTATCTGAACtacaattagaaaaaaatcccagcTTGCAGAGATAAGCAAACTCTTGCTAATGGTGTTTTCCAGAAGAGAAACTAATGAGTggtaaaatactgttttttgaAAGAGGAATTTCTTGAAGCTAGAACTTGGTAGTATTCTCAGTCTCTTCTTGCTGTAagctctgtggtgttttttttcctttttgggttAATACGGTTAAATTTGAAGGTCAACACCTGTTTCTGTGAACCTGCTGTTTAAAGTTTTACTTTCTGTGTTCTTCAGGGAAGCTATGGGTGTGGTGCTCCACAAAGACTCAAAATGGTACCAGCAGTGGAAGGACTTCAAAGACAACAACATGGTCTTCAACAGTAAGGCCTAATGGACCACATTttcttcctgtatttttttttttatccttggATAGGAGTCATACATGGAGAACCCCCATCCTATTTAATTTTCTACGTTGTGACAACAAAGTGGGCCCAGTTTAACAGTTTGCAAGAATTTGGGGGAATGCACATCATTCACATTGTCCTGCatgtgatgctgctgttgttgtgggTTTCACACAGCTCTGATGAGATTAATTAGTCTATAGCAAAATTGTCCAAGTGCTGAAACTTGTGTAAGATTTACGTGTGCCTGAACCTAGACGGCTTTAATCATTTCAAGCTCATGAGGCTCCACTAATAAACATGTGCTGAAAGAGCCAGTTTATCGTAGCTGCTGCTATGAGATTGAGTGGAGTGTGTGTAAAAGAGGCGTTTTAAAATGCACAGCAATGTGCTTATGTGGTTCGATATCATGCACATtagttaaggaaaaaaaattgatgattAATAATGTTTAGGCAGATGAAAAAGATTATGTGGGTCACAGTTAGGACATTTTGCAAAGTCAACATATTTAAAGCCGCATGTATTTCCATAGCTGTTGCTGCAGCATCATCAGTTTTAACTCTCTTAAATACAGTGAAATGCTGTGACCTAGAACATTGGTATtcagaaatatatattattcttaTATATCGCTTGAAATGTGATAAATCTCTCTTAGATCTCTTTTCTGGCTGATTTGAGTCAGCAAAATAACCACCCTCCTGTGGCTCCAATGGAATTTATATGGGAGTTTATTCATTGATTACCTTTGCCTGCACAATATCTTACACAGTATAAATAAACCCACCTGCAGCACTCACGTAATATGTGTtctttttaaaggctttttatttAATGCAGTGGAAGACTGcggtttttttttagatgcaaaCTGCAGAGAAGTATAAAGTTCATATGCTCCTCTGTCTCTTGAACTTCAGGACATTGGATTTTGCTTGTTGCAGGGGTAAAGATGTCGAGCGAGAAAGTTTAGACCCTCGCCCAGCGTTGCTAGATAGGCTGAatgttgtgcatgtgtttctgtgtgagtgAACTGAAGagatctgagtgtgtgtttatgtctatTTAACAGGACATTCACTGGAATCATACAATGACGTATTAATCACTCAGCAGCGATGTATAGCAGCCTTTTGATGAGCCtgacttttttcaccttttgacTCCTCACGTCGTCTAATCTCTGTATATGAACTTCTGAAGGATTTGCTTATGTaataaaactgtgtttgtttatggaAGCCTCAGGTTTAACTTAAACTCTAACATGCTGTCCCTCCTCTGTTGACTTCAGGGTTCTTTGAGATGAAAATGAAGTACGATGAGAGTGACAACGCTCTCATCAGAGCATCTCGTGCTGTCACCGACAAGATGACTGACCTCATAGGTGAGAGACCTCTGGTTTGATATAATCTGCATTAATCACGCTGAGAGGTCAAATCACGCCATTATAGAGAAGATACAATGGTTGTGTGTAGTTCAGAGTATTATGTTTACAACTACAAGATATTTTTCTGggttcctgttttgttttgttttgatttttatggaAAGACAGTTAGTTTTTATCATAACcacatgaaaaatgtcagattgtGTATCCCTAGTAAAACATGAGTAGTAGGTCAGTTGATGTTAGCCTGcttacttaaaaaatacacaatgcgagaagcaaatatttttgtcataaattcTTTACTATATGTTAATACTTTGTCGCAGCTTGTTCTACTGCTCATATCAATTTGCTAAACGCCATTTGTGTCcttgtctgtgttcatgtgtgtttagGTGGGCTCTTCTCTAAGACTGAGATGTCTGAAGTACTAACAGAGATTTTGAAGGCGGACCCATCCTTTGACAAAGATTCTTTCCTCAAGCAGTGTGAACGAGATATAATTCCCAATATACTCGAGGTATGTGGGAGTGCGAACAATGTTGGCACCAGTGTCTGTGTAACAGAATCATTTAATCCATttaagaaaagttttgtttgaatAGATCAAGTTTGGGCAAACAGCAAATAAGGTTTTTGTCgagaagtgttttgtttttatgtgacattGAACCACAGtagatgtaaatattttaaataaaaatactgtttacataataaaaaaatattattttcagatgtAAAACAAAGAGTAGAGTTACGTTGATGTTTGCTCTGTCGCCCATGCAGGCAATGATCAGAGGGGAGCTGGAGGTACTGAAGGACTGGTGTTATGAAGCGGTACGACTTTTCTCACACACAAAGCTTGAAGTGCTTAAACAGAGATGCCATATAATAAGCTTCTTTTGTTCCTGATGTGTACAGACAGCAGCCAGACTGCCCATAGAGGACTTTGTTGACATTAGTGCACATATTGGGTGGGCAGCTCTTTATAAAATGCGTATTCATAATGTTATCTTCTCTTGTGTAGACATACAGCCAGCTGGCACACCCAATTCAGCAAGCCAAGGCCATGGGACTTCAGTTCCACTCGAAGATCCTGGACATTGACAATATTGATGTAAGTTTCTCCAGAATACACTACACAAGATTAACAATAAAGCCTCCAGTATTGATGCCCCAGGACACTCCAGATCTTCCTAAGCCCCAGTAACTCCCACTCTGAAATTAATACAGGCGTTTTGGTGAGCTTTCAAAATGCCTGAAATTAGCATTGGCCTCATACCGATAGCTGAAAATCTTGATGATTGTTGCTGGTTGTAATAATTTTACAAACCAAGCAAACTGatatttgtcaaaaacatgtaagCAGAGTGTAAATTATGATCTGCAGGGGCAGACAGAAGtatgcaaatatgcaaaatcAAAGTATATAACCAAGTCAAAAGTCAGTGCTGGCAAACATcttgaaaagttatgaaaaaatgtcattgggttattgtttatttctaaaataatttgtattttttgtttggctgcTCATTATTTTTGGATATCTTGAgctatgaaacatttttaatacttgGATTGCAGTTCAGTAAAGTGAGAATGCATTCTCTTCTCCAGCTGGCCATGGGAAAGATGATGGACCAGGGTCCAGTGCTGATCATCACCTTCCAGGCTCAGTTAGTAATGGTGATCCGAAACACCAAAGGAGAGGTGGTGGAGGGAGACCCAgtaagttacacacacacacacacacacacacacacacacacagagatacagaaCACAAACACCACTTTGATTTTCAAGAAACTGCTATATGATAAAAGGAAAGagcatttaaaatgtaacaaatgtaaattaaattgcatttatgttgtgtaatattaaaaaaacaatacttagCTTTAGCTGGAATTTTGTCATTATCACAAGTGTGTTAGAACTGCTTATAAATGATGCATAAGAGAATGTTACAaggaaattaagccaattttaaTATGCGCatggcttttatttatttagacccACAACCTCAGACTGAAGCTTTATAGGTTGTAAATTAGCCGTACAGTCCTCTCAGGGCTCCTCGGGGACACCTGTGATTGGTAAAGAGGTCAAGGTATCCACTCAGTACCATGCAGCTGGCATCTGCCCAGTGCTTAGATTAAAAGACTATTGCAAGAGGATTAATGGCGGATGTACTGTTTTATCAGCCGAATCCAGACTCTGTCCTTATGGACTACAGTATTAAGTGTGTCCTACTCTCATCTCCTGACTGTTACTCCTCATCTGGTCACagacttttaaatctttttccCATTTCAAACTTTCTTGGTTTTACAGACATATGGGGCATCTGGGTATTGACTTGGTGCAGATATCTCAAAAATAGTGTTAGCAGTCACTCTGGGTAGCTGAATCATTCTCTCTAGTTCATAAATGATCTCAGACAgatgatttttatatttgataaatctaaaatcacatttaaattgcatgtctgtctctgttttttttattatgatttaattGAACAATTAAGAATGAGTGAGCCCCATTTGTTTTTTACCCTTCAGGAAAAAGTGCTCAGGATGATGTACGTGTGGGCTCTGTGTCGAGACCAGGAGGAGCTCAACCCTTATGCTGCCTGGAGACTACTTGACATCTCTGCCTCTAGCACTGAACAGATCCTCTAAGACTCTTTGATGCACACAAAacactcagagagagagaacatgtTGTACCTGAACAGGCCCTGCAGCTGGCCGGGAAGAAGTTGGGGGGGACATAGAGAGGAGGGACACGGGCTCACTTCACAACAGAAATATTGTTTAGTGGTGTTGCTAAACGCTAGGTGCTTAattgtctctttcttttatttcgCTGGCTTTGGGTTCAGGCACAACAATCTTGGGGTTTTCCTTAAATGACTCTCATGTTCCTCTGGCTCACACTAGGGGGCGGTAGAAGACAAATAACACTCACTGTACTCTCTGCAATGCCTGTGCATTTATTGAAACTGTGTGGTGCAGGACAACTTACTGTTATTTAAAGGGTACATGAACTTATTTAACTTGCATTTAGATCTTTAATCATGGGTATA
Proteins encoded in this region:
- the timm44 gene encoding mitochondrial import inner membrane translocase subunit TIM44, which codes for MATPLCQCYQICVRRGLVSVPSSYLLLHNRPNVYRIRGVLTCSSQVLQSPLLQVRYLSGERGGGRKGFLGELLENIKQELNKNKEMKENIKKFREEAKKLEESDALKQARRKYKTIESETVKTSDVLKKKLGTLSETVKEGLEEVSRTEIGKKIKDGMEEAAKTAKTSAESVSRGGEMLGKTGAFRAISQGMESVKKEIGDLGHTGPYRPPARLRKRSEFSSKGAGDDSKVFEANEEAMGVVLHKDSKWYQQWKDFKDNNMVFNRFFEMKMKYDESDNALIRASRAVTDKMTDLIGGLFSKTEMSEVLTEILKADPSFDKDSFLKQCERDIIPNILEAMIRGELEVLKDWCYEATYSQLAHPIQQAKAMGLQFHSKILDIDNIDLAMGKMMDQGPVLIITFQAQLVMVIRNTKGEVVEGDPEKVLRMMYVWALCRDQEELNPYAAWRLLDISASSTEQIL